A window from Pseudoliparis swirei isolate HS2019 ecotype Mariana Trench chromosome 17, NWPU_hadal_v1, whole genome shotgun sequence encodes these proteins:
- the LOC130207054 gene encoding LIM domain-binding protein 3-like isoform X4, which yields MSAYTVSLPGPGPWGFRLQGGKDFNMPLTISRITPGSKAALGNLVQGDVIVAIDGVGTDGMTHLEAQNKIKMATYNLALTMTKAKRPATMQAQRMDTSIPMIPHQQSVQVNGRLSACSTSSGPAEADSPGRRAATVAVSPAERKQYNTPIGLYSEETLRGMAAAQAGRPAGPTEHSSASVGSAPADLNPGSPGHAPQSQYSQPPAMHQAPQAPPQQQYQQPIPQQYQQPIQQQYQQPIQQQYQQPIQQQYQQPPTQQAPPTQQSSIQIPLGSAPVKVVSTACIYPSQPASAPPPAPAPLQPRPPPAASAPAPGGPASSGNRPPWVSDTNFADKFDPSKTTTTTVKMQALPQSAPPPPVYIPNPSPCAPAAPSPAPIMSNPAPFAPVARGVTQRAERFAASSRTALCGSCNSVIRGPFLVALGRSWHPEEFNCHYCHMSLADSSFVEEQNNVYCENCYEEFFAPSCARCTTKIMGEVMHALRQTWHTTCFVCAACGNAFGNSLFHMEDGEPYCEKDYISLFSTKCHGCDFPVEAGDKFIEALGHTWHDTCFVCAVCNVNLEGQPFYSKKDKPLCKKHAHAINV from the exons ATCACTCCGGGCAGCAAGGCGGCGCTGGGTAACCTGGTCCAGGGCGACGTCATCGTGGCCATCGACGGCGTCGGCACCGACGGGATGACTCACCTGGAGGCCCAGAACAAGATCAAGATGGCTACCTACAACCTGGCGCTCACCATGACCAA GGCCAAGCGTCCCGCTACGATGCAGGCACAGAGAATGGACACCTCTATCCCCATGATCCCACACCAACAG TCGGTGCAGGTCAACGGCCGCCTGTCAGCCTGCAGTACCTCCTCCGGGCCTGCAGAGGCAGACTCTcccgggaggagggcggcgaCGGTGGCGGTCAGCCCCGCCGAGAGGAAGCAGTATAACACACCGATCGGCCTGTACTCAGAGGAGACCCTGAGGGGGATGGCTGCCGCTCAGGCGGGTCGGCCCGCTGG CCCTACTGAGCATTCGTCAGCTTCTGTCGGCTCCGCCCCCGCAGATCTGAACCCTGGTTCGCCTGGCCACGCCCCTCAAAG CCAATACAGTCAGCCTCCTGCCATGCATCAGGCGCCACAAGCCCCGCCTCAGCAGCAGTACCAGCAGCCAATCCCACAGCAGTACCAGCAGCCAATCCAGCAGCAGTACCAGCAGCCAATCCAGCAGCAGTACCAGCAGCCAATCCAGCAGCAGTACCAGCAGCCCCCTACGcaacaagccccgcccactcagCAGAGCTCCATTCAGATCCCTCTTGGCTCCGCCCCTGTCAAGGTGGTGAGCACCGCCTGCATCTACCCATCACAGCCAG CTTCGGCTCCACCTCCCGCTCCCGCTCCGCTTCAGCCCCGCCCTCCACCTGCCGCCTCAGCCCCGGCTCCaggtggccccgcctcctccggcAACCGACCCCCCTGGGTATCCGACACCAACTTCGCCGACAAGTTCGACCCCAGTAAGACGACAACCACCACCGTGAAGATGCAGGCGCTGCCCCagtccgcccctcctcctccggtgtACATCCCCAACCCCTCTCCCTGCGCACCTGCAGCtcctagccccgcccccattaTGTCAAACCCCGCCCCGTTTGCACCTGTGGCAAGGGGCGTGACCCAAAGGGCGGAGAGGTTTGCCGCCAGCAGCCGCACGGCTCTGTGTGGGTCCTGTAACAGCGTCATCAG gGGCCCCTTCCTGGTGGCTCTCGGCCGGTCCTGGCACCCCGAGGAGTTTAACTGTCACTATTGCCACATGTCGCTGGCTGACTCCAGCTTCGTGGAGGAGCAGAACAACGTCTACTGCGAGAACTGCTACGAGGAGTTCTTCGCTCCGTCCTGTGCCCGCTGCACAACCAAGATCATGGGG GAAGTGATGCACGCCCTGCGGCAGACGTGGCACACCACCTGCTTCGTCTGCGCGGCCTGCGGCAACGCCTTTGGAAACAGCCTCTTCCACATGGAGGACGGAGAGCCGTACTGCGAGAAAG ACTACATCTCACTCTTCAGCACTAAGTGTCATGGCTGTGACTTCCCTGTTGAAGCGGGCGATAAGTTCATTGAGGCTCTGGGCCACACCTGGCACGACACCTGCTTCGTCTGTGCG GTTTGCAATGTGAACCTGGAGGGTCAGCCTTTCTACTCCAAGAAAGACAAACCCCTGTGCAAGAAGCACGCTCACGCCATCAATGTGTAG
- the LOC130207054 gene encoding LIM domain-binding protein 3-like isoform X2: MSAYTVSLPGPGPWGFRLQGGKDFNMPLTISRITPGSKAALGNLVQGDVIVAIDGVGTDGMTHLEAQNKIKMATYNLALTMTKAKRPATMQAQRMDTSIPMIPHQQSVQVNGRLSACSTSSGPAEADSPGRRAATVAVSPAERKQYNTPIGLYSEETLRGMAAAQAGRPAGALPVRGGVVDSDSPVYQAVQRAEQDQHQDQDRDRDQGEWGRRSGSVNTQSKSFRVLAHMTGTESLQGEEEEALRRSSPTEHSSASVGSAPADLNPGSPGHAPQSQYSQPPAMHQAPQAPPQQQYQQPIPQQYQQPIQQQYQQPIQQQYQQPIQQQYQQPPTQQAPPTQQSSIQIPLGSAPVKVVSTACIYPSQPASAPPPAPAPLQPRPPPAASAPAPGGPASSGNRPPWVSDTNFADKFDPSKTTTTTVKMQALPQSAPPPPVYIPNPSPCAPAAPSPAPIMSNPAPFAPVARGVTQRAERFAASSRTALCGSCNSVIRGPFLVALGRSWHPEEFNCHYCHMSLADSSFVEEQNNVYCENCYEEFFAPSCARCTTKIMGEVMHALRQTWHTTCFVCAACGNAFGNSLFHMEDGEPYCEKDYISLFSTKCHGCDFPVEAGDKFIEALGHTWHDTCFVCAVCNVNLEGQPFYSKKDKPLCKKHAHAINV; this comes from the exons ATCACTCCGGGCAGCAAGGCGGCGCTGGGTAACCTGGTCCAGGGCGACGTCATCGTGGCCATCGACGGCGTCGGCACCGACGGGATGACTCACCTGGAGGCCCAGAACAAGATCAAGATGGCTACCTACAACCTGGCGCTCACCATGACCAA GGCCAAGCGTCCCGCTACGATGCAGGCACAGAGAATGGACACCTCTATCCCCATGATCCCACACCAACAG TCGGTGCAGGTCAACGGCCGCCTGTCAGCCTGCAGTACCTCCTCCGGGCCTGCAGAGGCAGACTCTcccgggaggagggcggcgaCGGTGGCGGTCAGCCCCGCCGAGAGGAAGCAGTATAACACACCGATCGGCCTGTACTCAGAGGAGACCCTGAGGGGGATGGCTGCCGCTCAGGCGGGTCGGCCCGCTGG TGCTCTCCCGGTTAGAGGTGGTGTTGTAGACAGCGACTCCCCGGTCTATCAGGCCGTCCAGAGGGCAGagcaggaccagcaccaggaccaggaccgggaccgggaccagggCGAATGGGGCCGCCGCAGCGGGTCAGTCAACACGCAGTCCAAGTCCTTCCGGGTCCTGGCCCACATGACCGGCACGGAGTCCT tacagggggaggaggaggaggctctgaggaggagcag CCCTACTGAGCATTCGTCAGCTTCTGTCGGCTCCGCCCCCGCAGATCTGAACCCTGGTTCGCCTGGCCACGCCCCTCAAAG CCAATACAGTCAGCCTCCTGCCATGCATCAGGCGCCACAAGCCCCGCCTCAGCAGCAGTACCAGCAGCCAATCCCACAGCAGTACCAGCAGCCAATCCAGCAGCAGTACCAGCAGCCAATCCAGCAGCAGTACCAGCAGCCAATCCAGCAGCAGTACCAGCAGCCCCCTACGcaacaagccccgcccactcagCAGAGCTCCATTCAGATCCCTCTTGGCTCCGCCCCTGTCAAGGTGGTGAGCACCGCCTGCATCTACCCATCACAGCCAG CTTCGGCTCCACCTCCCGCTCCCGCTCCGCTTCAGCCCCGCCCTCCACCTGCCGCCTCAGCCCCGGCTCCaggtggccccgcctcctccggcAACCGACCCCCCTGGGTATCCGACACCAACTTCGCCGACAAGTTCGACCCCAGTAAGACGACAACCACCACCGTGAAGATGCAGGCGCTGCCCCagtccgcccctcctcctccggtgtACATCCCCAACCCCTCTCCCTGCGCACCTGCAGCtcctagccccgcccccattaTGTCAAACCCCGCCCCGTTTGCACCTGTGGCAAGGGGCGTGACCCAAAGGGCGGAGAGGTTTGCCGCCAGCAGCCGCACGGCTCTGTGTGGGTCCTGTAACAGCGTCATCAG gGGCCCCTTCCTGGTGGCTCTCGGCCGGTCCTGGCACCCCGAGGAGTTTAACTGTCACTATTGCCACATGTCGCTGGCTGACTCCAGCTTCGTGGAGGAGCAGAACAACGTCTACTGCGAGAACTGCTACGAGGAGTTCTTCGCTCCGTCCTGTGCCCGCTGCACAACCAAGATCATGGGG GAAGTGATGCACGCCCTGCGGCAGACGTGGCACACCACCTGCTTCGTCTGCGCGGCCTGCGGCAACGCCTTTGGAAACAGCCTCTTCCACATGGAGGACGGAGAGCCGTACTGCGAGAAAG ACTACATCTCACTCTTCAGCACTAAGTGTCATGGCTGTGACTTCCCTGTTGAAGCGGGCGATAAGTTCATTGAGGCTCTGGGCCACACCTGGCACGACACCTGCTTCGTCTGTGCG GTTTGCAATGTGAACCTGGAGGGTCAGCCTTTCTACTCCAAGAAAGACAAACCCCTGTGCAAGAAGCACGCTCACGCCATCAATGTGTAG
- the LOC130207054 gene encoding LIM domain-binding protein 3-like isoform X3, which produces MSAYTVSLPGPGPWGFRLQGGKDFNMPLTISRITPGSKAALGNLVQGDVIVAIDGVGTDGMTHLEAQNKIKMATYNLALTMTKAKRPATMQAQRMDTSIPMIPHQQIFSPAAAPNFNPSAALPTHQPIEVKGPGGKATIIHAQYNTPISMYSQDAIMDAIAGQTQGKGQDGGPTEHSSASVGSAPADLNPGSPGHAPQSQYSQPPAMHQAPQAPPQQQYQQPIPQQYQQPIQQQYQQPIQQQYQQPIQQQYQQPPTQQAPPTQQSSIQIPLGSAPVKVVSTACIYPSQPASAPPPAPAPLQPRPPPAASAPAPGGPASSGNRPPWVSDTNFADKFDPSKTTTTTVKMQALPQSAPPPPVYIPNPSPCAPAAPSPAPIMSNPAPFAPVARGVTQRAERFAASSRTALCGSCNSVIRGPFLVALGRSWHPEEFNCHYCHMSLADSSFVEEQNNVYCENCYEEFFAPSCARCTTKIMGEVMHALRQTWHTTCFVCAACGNAFGNSLFHMEDGEPYCEKDYISLFSTKCHGCDFPVEAGDKFIEALGHTWHDTCFVCAVCNVNLEGQPFYSKKDKPLCKKHAHAINV; this is translated from the exons ATCACTCCGGGCAGCAAGGCGGCGCTGGGTAACCTGGTCCAGGGCGACGTCATCGTGGCCATCGACGGCGTCGGCACCGACGGGATGACTCACCTGGAGGCCCAGAACAAGATCAAGATGGCTACCTACAACCTGGCGCTCACCATGACCAA GGCCAAGCGTCCCGCTACGATGCAGGCACAGAGAATGGACACCTCTATCCCCATGATCCCACACCAACAG ATTTTCTCCCCCGCGGCCGCTCCCAA CTTCAACCCCTCCGCCGCCCTCCCCACCCACCAGCCCATCGAGGTGAAGGGCCCCGGGGGCAAGGCCACCATCATCCACGCCCAGTACAACACGCCCATCAGCATGTACTCGCAGGACGCCATCATGGACGCCATCGCGGGGCAGACGCAGGGCAAGGGGCAAGACGGCGG CCCTACTGAGCATTCGTCAGCTTCTGTCGGCTCCGCCCCCGCAGATCTGAACCCTGGTTCGCCTGGCCACGCCCCTCAAAG CCAATACAGTCAGCCTCCTGCCATGCATCAGGCGCCACAAGCCCCGCCTCAGCAGCAGTACCAGCAGCCAATCCCACAGCAGTACCAGCAGCCAATCCAGCAGCAGTACCAGCAGCCAATCCAGCAGCAGTACCAGCAGCCAATCCAGCAGCAGTACCAGCAGCCCCCTACGcaacaagccccgcccactcagCAGAGCTCCATTCAGATCCCTCTTGGCTCCGCCCCTGTCAAGGTGGTGAGCACCGCCTGCATCTACCCATCACAGCCAG CTTCGGCTCCACCTCCCGCTCCCGCTCCGCTTCAGCCCCGCCCTCCACCTGCCGCCTCAGCCCCGGCTCCaggtggccccgcctcctccggcAACCGACCCCCCTGGGTATCCGACACCAACTTCGCCGACAAGTTCGACCCCAGTAAGACGACAACCACCACCGTGAAGATGCAGGCGCTGCCCCagtccgcccctcctcctccggtgtACATCCCCAACCCCTCTCCCTGCGCACCTGCAGCtcctagccccgcccccattaTGTCAAACCCCGCCCCGTTTGCACCTGTGGCAAGGGGCGTGACCCAAAGGGCGGAGAGGTTTGCCGCCAGCAGCCGCACGGCTCTGTGTGGGTCCTGTAACAGCGTCATCAG gGGCCCCTTCCTGGTGGCTCTCGGCCGGTCCTGGCACCCCGAGGAGTTTAACTGTCACTATTGCCACATGTCGCTGGCTGACTCCAGCTTCGTGGAGGAGCAGAACAACGTCTACTGCGAGAACTGCTACGAGGAGTTCTTCGCTCCGTCCTGTGCCCGCTGCACAACCAAGATCATGGGG GAAGTGATGCACGCCCTGCGGCAGACGTGGCACACCACCTGCTTCGTCTGCGCGGCCTGCGGCAACGCCTTTGGAAACAGCCTCTTCCACATGGAGGACGGAGAGCCGTACTGCGAGAAAG ACTACATCTCACTCTTCAGCACTAAGTGTCATGGCTGTGACTTCCCTGTTGAAGCGGGCGATAAGTTCATTGAGGCTCTGGGCCACACCTGGCACGACACCTGCTTCGTCTGTGCG GTTTGCAATGTGAACCTGGAGGGTCAGCCTTTCTACTCCAAGAAAGACAAACCCCTGTGCAAGAAGCACGCTCACGCCATCAATGTGTAG
- the LOC130207054 gene encoding LIM domain-binding protein 3-like isoform X1, which translates to MSAYTVSLPGPGPWGFRLQGGKDFNMPLTISRITPGSKAALGNLVQGDVIVAIDGVGTDGMTHLEAQNKIKMATYNLALTMTKAKRPATMQAQRMDTSIPMIPHQQIFSPAAAPNFNPSAALPTHQPIEVKGPGGKATIIHAQYNTPISMYSQDAIMDAIAGQTQGKGQDGGALPVRGGVVDSDSPVYQAVQRAEQDQHQDQDRDRDQGEWGRRSGSVNTQSKSFRVLAHMTGTESLQGEEEEALRRSSPTEHSSASVGSAPADLNPGSPGHAPQSQYSQPPAMHQAPQAPPQQQYQQPIPQQYQQPIQQQYQQPIQQQYQQPIQQQYQQPPTQQAPPTQQSSIQIPLGSAPVKVVSTACIYPSQPASAPPPAPAPLQPRPPPAASAPAPGGPASSGNRPPWVSDTNFADKFDPSKTTTTTVKMQALPQSAPPPPVYIPNPSPCAPAAPSPAPIMSNPAPFAPVARGVTQRAERFAASSRTALCGSCNSVIRGPFLVALGRSWHPEEFNCHYCHMSLADSSFVEEQNNVYCENCYEEFFAPSCARCTTKIMGEVMHALRQTWHTTCFVCAACGNAFGNSLFHMEDGEPYCEKDYISLFSTKCHGCDFPVEAGDKFIEALGHTWHDTCFVCAVCNVNLEGQPFYSKKDKPLCKKHAHAINV; encoded by the exons ATCACTCCGGGCAGCAAGGCGGCGCTGGGTAACCTGGTCCAGGGCGACGTCATCGTGGCCATCGACGGCGTCGGCACCGACGGGATGACTCACCTGGAGGCCCAGAACAAGATCAAGATGGCTACCTACAACCTGGCGCTCACCATGACCAA GGCCAAGCGTCCCGCTACGATGCAGGCACAGAGAATGGACACCTCTATCCCCATGATCCCACACCAACAG ATTTTCTCCCCCGCGGCCGCTCCCAA CTTCAACCCCTCCGCCGCCCTCCCCACCCACCAGCCCATCGAGGTGAAGGGCCCCGGGGGCAAGGCCACCATCATCCACGCCCAGTACAACACGCCCATCAGCATGTACTCGCAGGACGCCATCATGGACGCCATCGCGGGGCAGACGCAGGGCAAGGGGCAAGACGGCGG TGCTCTCCCGGTTAGAGGTGGTGTTGTAGACAGCGACTCCCCGGTCTATCAGGCCGTCCAGAGGGCAGagcaggaccagcaccaggaccaggaccgggaccgggaccagggCGAATGGGGCCGCCGCAGCGGGTCAGTCAACACGCAGTCCAAGTCCTTCCGGGTCCTGGCCCACATGACCGGCACGGAGTCCT tacagggggaggaggaggaggctctgaggaggagcag CCCTACTGAGCATTCGTCAGCTTCTGTCGGCTCCGCCCCCGCAGATCTGAACCCTGGTTCGCCTGGCCACGCCCCTCAAAG CCAATACAGTCAGCCTCCTGCCATGCATCAGGCGCCACAAGCCCCGCCTCAGCAGCAGTACCAGCAGCCAATCCCACAGCAGTACCAGCAGCCAATCCAGCAGCAGTACCAGCAGCCAATCCAGCAGCAGTACCAGCAGCCAATCCAGCAGCAGTACCAGCAGCCCCCTACGcaacaagccccgcccactcagCAGAGCTCCATTCAGATCCCTCTTGGCTCCGCCCCTGTCAAGGTGGTGAGCACCGCCTGCATCTACCCATCACAGCCAG CTTCGGCTCCACCTCCCGCTCCCGCTCCGCTTCAGCCCCGCCCTCCACCTGCCGCCTCAGCCCCGGCTCCaggtggccccgcctcctccggcAACCGACCCCCCTGGGTATCCGACACCAACTTCGCCGACAAGTTCGACCCCAGTAAGACGACAACCACCACCGTGAAGATGCAGGCGCTGCCCCagtccgcccctcctcctccggtgtACATCCCCAACCCCTCTCCCTGCGCACCTGCAGCtcctagccccgcccccattaTGTCAAACCCCGCCCCGTTTGCACCTGTGGCAAGGGGCGTGACCCAAAGGGCGGAGAGGTTTGCCGCCAGCAGCCGCACGGCTCTGTGTGGGTCCTGTAACAGCGTCATCAG gGGCCCCTTCCTGGTGGCTCTCGGCCGGTCCTGGCACCCCGAGGAGTTTAACTGTCACTATTGCCACATGTCGCTGGCTGACTCCAGCTTCGTGGAGGAGCAGAACAACGTCTACTGCGAGAACTGCTACGAGGAGTTCTTCGCTCCGTCCTGTGCCCGCTGCACAACCAAGATCATGGGG GAAGTGATGCACGCCCTGCGGCAGACGTGGCACACCACCTGCTTCGTCTGCGCGGCCTGCGGCAACGCCTTTGGAAACAGCCTCTTCCACATGGAGGACGGAGAGCCGTACTGCGAGAAAG ACTACATCTCACTCTTCAGCACTAAGTGTCATGGCTGTGACTTCCCTGTTGAAGCGGGCGATAAGTTCATTGAGGCTCTGGGCCACACCTGGCACGACACCTGCTTCGTCTGTGCG GTTTGCAATGTGAACCTGGAGGGTCAGCCTTTCTACTCCAAGAAAGACAAACCCCTGTGCAAGAAGCACGCTCACGCCATCAATGTGTAG